In Shewanella sp. VB17, a single genomic region encodes these proteins:
- a CDS encoding phage baseplate assembly protein V — protein sequence MPPNINRWRLPMRQMIESLVRDMLSPYLERMEELSTEVEELRRRMQLMIRLGHISQVHESHQLVKIKHGELDTPFIKWFAQSAGRVSHYRCPTVGEQALILNFAAGNTGLQSIALVGIDSSQFPFPVDNPAQIMTTYGDKCAEIWDMDAGTLTFKASEMIKLDTKLVHATKNVHADNNIDAGKNIHAKGESSDKTRTMQADRDIYNGHVHPHGEPKTSAPEQQQ from the coding sequence ATGCCGCCGAATATAAACCGCTGGAGGTTGCCCATGCGCCAGATGATTGAATCATTGGTACGTGACATGCTGAGCCCTTATCTTGAACGCATGGAAGAGCTAAGCACAGAAGTAGAAGAGCTCCGCCGCCGAATGCAACTAATGATACGGCTTGGCCACATTAGCCAAGTTCATGAGAGTCACCAGCTTGTTAAAATAAAGCACGGTGAACTCGATACCCCCTTTATAAAATGGTTTGCACAATCGGCTGGCCGGGTCTCACATTACCGCTGCCCAACGGTTGGAGAGCAGGCGTTGATTTTAAACTTTGCAGCCGGTAATACCGGACTCCAAAGCATCGCCTTAGTGGGCATCGACTCCAGCCAATTCCCGTTCCCTGTTGATAATCCTGCTCAGATAATGACAACTTACGGTGATAAGTGCGCCGAAATATGGGACATGGATGCCGGCACGCTCACCTTTAAAGCGTCAGAGATGATTAAGCTCGATACTAAGCTGGTGCATGCAACCAAAAACGTGCATGCAGACAATAACATCGATGCCGGTAAGAATATCCATGCCAAGGGAGAGTCAAGTGATAAGACTCGGACCATGCAAGCTGATCGTGATATTTACAACGGTCATGTGCATCCGCATGGGGAGCCTAAAACGAGCGCGCCGGAGCAGCAGCAATGA
- a CDS encoding phage baseplate protein, translated as MIGIDRSTGRSIDGFAQLVSRVTQVMTTPLSGRAKRPTFGSKVRENLAANMSASMLVRIQAASIEAFYNPVNGLQDFVPSSCVAKRHATGLSLYFEGQWQGRSIKFEVPLDVSTPKPLT; from the coding sequence ATGATAGGAATTGATCGTAGTACAGGTCGAAGCATCGACGGCTTTGCCCAGTTAGTGAGTCGTGTGACTCAGGTGATGACCACGCCGCTCTCAGGGCGAGCTAAACGGCCCACGTTTGGCAGTAAAGTGCGTGAAAACCTGGCCGCTAATATGTCGGCAAGTATGTTGGTTCGTATTCAAGCCGCTTCAATCGAAGCTTTTTATAACCCGGTTAACGGGCTGCAGGATTTCGTCCCTAGCAGTTGCGTAGCCAAACGTCATGCCACAGGTCTGAGTTTGTATTTTGAAGGTCAATGGCAAGGGCGTTCTATTAAGTTTGAGGTACCGCTGGATGTTTCCACACCAAAACCCCTTACCTAA
- a CDS encoding baseplate J/gp47 family protein, translated as MFPHQNPLPKSDIITTPTFDVLLNKVKADVLGYLQETAPADVDAVRQTFDNEAELLTKFTEAFTVILQSHFRQMNAQAQQMFGMYATDNAMVDLIASQLGVKRQILDPGDANAFPRVPPSMESNESLLTRYYLGAYALASTGTRSGYRFHAMTLGGRPLVKVASPELNKVLVTYEFEQHESAGLTKDAQARQVTPGVVDCFILAHAGDGVPESSLINATQAYLARDDIAQETDLITVKPASIQYWSCAAQLYIRPGPDADVVKLAAEKAVQDYAITQHRLGGSIEPSMLYSVLLKTTGAHRGDIIQPAQPLRCAHSEAPYLESINITVSTENL; from the coding sequence ATGTTTCCACACCAAAACCCCTTACCTAAATCAGACATTATCACCACCCCCACTTTTGATGTGTTGTTGAATAAGGTTAAAGCCGATGTATTGGGGTACTTGCAAGAGACAGCACCGGCTGATGTAGATGCTGTGCGCCAGACCTTTGATAATGAAGCTGAGCTGCTGACTAAATTTACCGAAGCGTTTACGGTGATTTTACAGAGCCACTTTAGGCAGATGAATGCTCAGGCTCAGCAAATGTTTGGCATGTATGCCACAGATAACGCCATGGTAGATCTGATCGCTAGCCAATTAGGTGTTAAGCGTCAAATTCTTGATCCCGGCGATGCTAATGCATTTCCTCGGGTGCCGCCATCAATGGAAAGTAATGAATCCTTGTTAACCCGTTATTACTTGGGGGCTTATGCGTTGGCAAGTACCGGCACTCGCTCCGGATATCGCTTTCATGCCATGACGTTAGGCGGCAGACCTTTGGTAAAAGTGGCCAGTCCTGAGCTTAATAAAGTGCTGGTGACCTATGAATTTGAACAGCACGAAAGTGCCGGTTTAACTAAGGATGCACAGGCAAGGCAGGTCACGCCTGGGGTGGTGGATTGTTTTATTTTGGCCCATGCAGGAGATGGTGTGCCAGAGTCATCCTTGATTAATGCCACCCAAGCCTATTTAGCCCGTGACGATATTGCCCAAGAGACCGATTTAATCACAGTAAAACCCGCCTCGATTCAATATTGGTCATGTGCGGCGCAGCTGTACATTAGACCAGGGCCAGATGCTGATGTGGTTAAGTTAGCCGCTGAAAAAGCGGTGCAAGATTATGCGATTACTCAGCACCGCTTGGGTGGCAGCATTGAGCCATCCATGCTTTACAGTGTGTTACTGAAAACCACCGGCGCTCACCGAGGCGATATTATCCAACCCGCTCAGCCACTGCGCTGTGCCCATAGTGAGGCGCCTTATCTTGAGTCAATCAACATTACCGTCAGCACTGAAAACCTATAG
- a CDS encoding phage tail protein I yields the protein MSQSTLPSALKTYSVLPDNRSALERALELSLTQQMYAVDHPYPQLLDAWHTSIDVVPYLAAERQLPVWDTADSEHVKRSLAGNAWQIRQLSGTRAGLNMALESFDFLSEIKPWYQQTPQGQPYSLEVIAWEKGNKPVNVANVKKLQAYIADTQSERDKIELSLMFGVETSLRLTGSGAPSTNIKNTHGEAGLWPMPSAKVFLSVAAAVPPAINIHPLNLQAAVPIITGYGQVGMTAVAAHYSVTASSVSAIAVL from the coding sequence TTGAGTCAATCAACATTACCGTCAGCACTGAAAACCTATAGTGTATTACCGGACAACCGCAGCGCGTTAGAAAGAGCGCTAGAGTTGTCCCTTACTCAGCAGATGTATGCGGTTGACCATCCATATCCCCAGTTGTTGGATGCGTGGCATACCAGTATCGATGTGGTGCCTTATTTGGCCGCCGAGCGTCAATTGCCCGTGTGGGACACGGCAGACTCTGAACATGTTAAGCGCAGTCTCGCGGGTAACGCTTGGCAGATTCGCCAGTTAAGTGGTACCCGAGCAGGCTTAAATATGGCGCTAGAGTCATTTGATTTTTTAAGCGAAATCAAGCCTTGGTACCAACAAACACCCCAAGGCCAGCCTTACAGCTTAGAGGTGATTGCTTGGGAAAAAGGCAATAAACCGGTGAATGTGGCCAACGTGAAAAAGCTGCAGGCCTACATAGCTGACACTCAATCAGAGCGGGATAAAATTGAACTGTCCTTGATGTTTGGGGTGGAAACCAGCTTGAGGTTAACAGGATCCGGTGCGCCAAGTACTAACATAAAAAACACCCATGGCGAGGCAGGGCTTTGGCCAATGCCAAGTGCTAAGGTGTTTTTATCCGTTGCTGCAGCAGTGCCGCCAGCGATCAATATTCACCCCCTCAACCTGCAGGCCGCTGTGCCTATTATCACAGGTTATGGTCAGGTGGGTATGACGGCGGTAGCAGCCCATTACAGTGTTACGGCAT